A portion of the Natronococcus sp. AD-5 genome contains these proteins:
- a CDS encoding beta-ribofuranosylaminobenzene 5'-phosphate synthase family protein: MATAAVSAGARLHVGFQNLSLARRRLYGGIGVGLEEPRITVSAEPASDVDADDALVREYAERAVDVLDVPGVAVALEERLPRHVGLGSGTQLALSVLAATAAAHDLEPQVRERAPAMGRGGRSGVGVATFEDGGFVVDAGHPTNRFTTEPPAEGDWTVPPVVARHHLPDDWRFLIVVPDADPGRNGENEDASMRAVVERADPAVADEIAGIVTRKLLPAAAEGRLEAFGDAVAAIGRKNGAWYADAQGGVFRPPAGALVETLEGCPVLSGVGQSSWGPVVYGLTDVGHAGEARGAARDALEERGLEGEVVLAAPAADGAEIVVDGHRA; encoded by the coding sequence ATGGCGACGGCAGCCGTCAGCGCCGGCGCGCGACTCCACGTCGGCTTTCAAAACCTCTCGCTCGCCCGCAGACGCCTCTACGGCGGGATCGGCGTCGGGCTCGAGGAGCCGCGGATCACCGTCAGCGCCGAGCCCGCGTCGGACGTCGACGCCGACGACGCGCTCGTCCGCGAGTACGCCGAACGGGCCGTCGACGTGCTCGACGTCCCCGGCGTCGCCGTCGCGCTCGAGGAGCGGCTCCCCCGCCACGTCGGCCTCGGCAGCGGGACCCAGCTCGCGCTCTCCGTGCTCGCCGCGACGGCGGCGGCGCACGACCTCGAGCCGCAGGTCCGCGAGCGCGCGCCGGCGATGGGCCGGGGCGGACGAAGCGGGGTCGGCGTCGCGACCTTCGAAGACGGCGGGTTCGTCGTCGACGCCGGTCACCCGACCAACAGGTTCACGACGGAACCGCCCGCGGAGGGCGACTGGACCGTTCCGCCGGTCGTCGCCCGCCACCACCTCCCCGACGACTGGCGGTTCCTGATCGTCGTTCCCGACGCCGATCCCGGCCGCAACGGCGAGAACGAGGACGCGAGCATGCGGGCCGTCGTCGAGCGGGCCGACCCCGCCGTCGCCGACGAGATCGCCGGGATCGTCACCCGGAAGCTCCTCCCGGCGGCCGCCGAAGGCCGACTCGAGGCGTTCGGCGACGCCGTGGCCGCGATCGGTCGCAAGAACGGCGCCTGGTACGCGGACGCCCAGGGCGGCGTCTTCCGGCCGCCGGCGGGCGCGCTCGTCGAGACGCTCGAGGGCTGCCCCGTCCTCTCCGGCGTCGGGCAGTCGTCCTGGGGGCCCGTCGTCTACGGGCTGACGGACGTTGGCCACGCCGGGGAGGCCAGGGGAGCCGCGCGGGACGCGCTCGAAGAGCGCGGGCTCGAGGGGGAGGTCGTCCTCGCGGCGCCGGCGGCGGACGGCGCCGAGATCGTCGTCGACGGACACCGAGCCTGA
- a CDS encoding transcription factor S: MQFCDDCGSMMKAEGDRMVCSNCGASSERDRESESEFVTTESQIDDDVIESTEDANFEGKPKATDVVCDECGNQEAWYTLKQTASADEPPTRFFKCTECGKRWRGYN, encoded by the coding sequence ATGCAGTTTTGCGACGACTGCGGCTCGATGATGAAAGCGGAAGGCGACCGCATGGTCTGTTCGAACTGCGGCGCCTCGAGCGAACGCGACCGCGAGAGCGAGAGCGAGTTCGTCACGACCGAGTCACAGATCGACGACGACGTGATCGAATCCACCGAAGACGCGAACTTCGAGGGGAAGCCGAAGGCGACCGACGTCGTCTGCGACGAGTGCGGCAACCAGGAGGCCTGGTACACGCTCAAGCAGACGGCCTCGGCCGACGAACCGCCGACGCGCTTTTTCAAGTGTACCGAGTGCGGGAAGCGCTGGCGCGGCTACAACTGA
- a CDS encoding CobW family GTP-binding protein codes for MSISDSERIPVTVVSGYLGAGKTTLVNHLLTNAAGREIAVIVNDMGEVNIDADLIARENEDEGIVDLSNGCICCRLQGDLLSEARRLAETREFEYLLVESSGISEPIPVARVFTEGTEASEIDPAELFRLDTMVTVLDTYGFWKEFDAGESLPEHAQPDETRPLSEVLVESIEFCDVLLLNKTDMVPDDVVAEIETVVDRLQPGAERVRTSHCEIDPDLVLGTGRFDFESAKRSQGWKRELRGESHDRGESAAAEHDAAERGRGDVHSHARDRRAADLHGVSSFVFRADAPFRPDELGDWLEEWDGSIIRAKGVCHVAGRDEVIGLSQAGPAVQAGPIGEWRPEDDRRTQLVFIGREMDEERIREELEAMLVETDERVEDENWADPFPL; via the coding sequence ATGTCGATATCTGACTCCGAGCGGATCCCGGTGACCGTCGTGAGCGGCTACCTCGGCGCCGGCAAGACGACGCTCGTCAACCACCTGCTGACGAACGCCGCGGGTCGCGAGATCGCGGTGATCGTCAACGACATGGGCGAGGTCAACATCGACGCGGACCTGATCGCCCGCGAGAACGAAGACGAGGGGATCGTCGACCTCTCGAACGGGTGCATCTGCTGTCGGTTACAGGGGGATCTGCTCTCCGAAGCTCGACGACTCGCGGAGACGCGAGAGTTCGAGTACCTGCTCGTCGAATCCTCCGGAATCAGCGAACCGATCCCGGTGGCCCGGGTGTTCACCGAGGGGACCGAGGCGAGCGAGATCGATCCCGCGGAGCTGTTCCGGCTGGATACGATGGTGACCGTCCTCGACACCTACGGCTTCTGGAAGGAGTTCGACGCCGGCGAATCCCTGCCGGAACACGCCCAGCCGGACGAGACGCGGCCGCTGAGCGAGGTCCTCGTCGAAAGTATCGAATTCTGCGACGTCCTCCTGCTGAACAAGACCGACATGGTTCCCGACGACGTCGTAGCGGAGATCGAAACCGTCGTCGACCGACTCCAGCCCGGGGCCGAGCGGGTCCGAACGAGTCACTGCGAGATCGATCCCGACCTCGTTCTCGGGACCGGCCGCTTCGACTTCGAATCAGCGAAACGCTCGCAGGGGTGGAAGCGCGAACTGCGCGGCGAAAGCCACGACCGCGGCGAGTCCGCCGCCGCCGAACACGATGCCGCGGAACGCGGACGCGGTGACGTCCATTCGCACGCTCGCGATCGGCGCGCCGCCGACCTCCACGGCGTCTCGTCGTTCGTCTTTCGGGCCGACGCGCCGTTTCGGCCCGACGAACTGGGCGACTGGCTCGAGGAGTGGGACGGCTCGATCATCCGGGCGAAAGGCGTCTGTCACGTCGCCGGCCGCGACGAGGTGATCGGCCTCAGCCAGGCCGGCCCGGCGGTACAGGCCGGGCCGATCGGCGAGTGGCGACCCGAAGACGACCGGCGAACGCAACTGGTGTTCATCGGCCGCGAGATGGACGAAGAGCGGATCCGCGAGGAACTCGAAGCGATGCTCGTCGAAACGGACGAGCGGGTCGAAGACGAAAACTGGGCCGATCCGTTCCCGTTATGA
- a CDS encoding winged helix-turn-helix domain-containing protein, which translates to MEDIASEVTGASTDLVEKVLEEYGDPATDVPSSEDQIETESDGRNGPSQTENGELTDELTEPVNETRLSEKQRETLRTIVENPDATQREIAARFDVTAATISRRINSIEGFEWSKRGELAERLLDSEKGEPMKQEQSAQSTTEVTDRIDELTRHIQRLETRLDETATRTKSGIEDPELMVKIMHACLESDRITEDEEVMILDEFLTGDRNQTE; encoded by the coding sequence ATGGAAGACATCGCGTCCGAGGTGACGGGGGCGTCGACGGATCTCGTCGAGAAGGTGCTCGAGGAATACGGTGACCCGGCCACCGACGTTCCGTCGTCCGAAGACCAGATCGAGACTGAAAGCGACGGGCGAAACGGACCTTCACAGACGGAGAACGGCGAATTGACGGACGAACTGACCGAACCGGTCAACGAAACCAGGTTGAGCGAGAAACAGCGGGAGACGTTGCGCACGATCGTAGAGAACCCGGACGCGACGCAACGCGAGATCGCCGCTCGCTTCGACGTGACGGCCGCGACGATTTCTCGGCGTATTAATTCGATCGAGGGGTTCGAGTGGTCGAAGCGGGGAGAGTTAGCCGAACGACTGCTTGACAGTGAGAAGGGAGAGCCGATGAAGCAAGAGCAATCAGCCCAGTCTACGACGGAGGTTACCGACCGTATCGACGAACTGACACGGCACATTCAGCGGCTCGAAACGCGATTGGACGAAACCGCTACGCGGACGAAATCCGGTATCGAAGATCCGGAACTCATGGTGAAAATCATGCACGCCTGTCTCGAGTCGGATCGGATCACCGAGGACGAAGAAGTGATGATCCTCGACGAATTCCTCACCGGCGATCGAAATCAAACCGAATAA
- a CDS encoding FAS1-like dehydratase domain-containing protein, with protein sequence MHRPTEGETHTFERTFTTEEVRQFAALSRDTQPRHTDPDPDGRLMVHGLLTATLPTKIGGDLEVLASGMEFEFRRPVYTGEPIACTWTYETVVEREGRYDLVVDTVCENGADEAVLTATIEGLVWKGERNDR encoded by the coding sequence ATGCACCGACCGACCGAAGGCGAGACCCACACGTTCGAGCGGACGTTCACGACCGAGGAGGTCCGGCAGTTCGCGGCCCTCTCGAGGGACACCCAGCCCCGCCACACCGACCCCGATCCGGATGGACGGCTGATGGTCCACGGGCTGCTGACGGCGACGCTGCCGACGAAGATCGGCGGCGACCTCGAGGTGCTGGCCTCGGGGATGGAATTCGAGTTCCGTCGACCGGTCTACACCGGCGAGCCGATCGCGTGTACGTGGACCTACGAAACCGTCGTCGAGCGCGAGGGCCGGTACGACCTCGTCGTCGACACCGTCTGCGAGAACGGCGCGGACGAGGCCGTTCTCACCGCGACCATCGAGGGACTCGTCTGGAAGGGGGAGCGAAACGACCGGTAG
- a CDS encoding glutathione-independent formaldehyde dehydrogenase: MNAVVYQGPHDVAIEEVDEPELEHPNDVLVDITTTAICGSDLHMYEGRTGADEGIVFGHENMGIVSEVGDAVTTLEEGDRVVMPFNVACGFCQNCENGYTGFCTNVNPGFAGGAYGYVAMGPYKGGQAEKLRVPYADFNALKLPEGEEHEDAFALLADIFPTGWHGTRLANLQPGESIAIYGAGPVGLMAAYSAKIQGASEIYVVDRVPSRLEMAEDHCDAHTINFEEGDPVEQIVDEHGGEVDKGVDAVGYQAIDPETDPTDDAYDPARENPAVVLNQLIQTVRPTGALGIPGLYVPTDPGAPDEMAAQGRLGIDFGTAFEKGLKLGTGQTNVKQYNRELRDMIIEGRADPSFVVSHRVDLEKAPEMYERFDDREEGVIKVLLEP; encoded by the coding sequence ATGAACGCTGTCGTATATCAGGGCCCGCACGACGTGGCCATCGAAGAAGTGGACGAACCGGAACTCGAGCACCCGAACGACGTCCTCGTCGACATCACGACGACGGCGATCTGTGGGTCGGACCTCCACATGTACGAGGGGCGAACCGGCGCCGACGAGGGGATCGTCTTCGGCCACGAGAACATGGGAATCGTCAGCGAGGTCGGCGACGCCGTCACGACGCTCGAGGAGGGCGACCGCGTCGTCATGCCGTTCAACGTCGCCTGCGGCTTCTGTCAGAACTGCGAGAACGGCTACACGGGCTTCTGTACTAACGTCAACCCCGGGTTCGCCGGCGGCGCCTACGGCTACGTCGCGATGGGGCCGTACAAGGGCGGTCAGGCCGAAAAACTCCGCGTTCCCTACGCCGACTTCAACGCCCTGAAACTGCCCGAGGGCGAGGAGCACGAAGACGCGTTCGCGCTGCTCGCGGACATCTTCCCGACGGGGTGGCACGGCACCCGGCTCGCGAACCTCCAGCCCGGCGAGTCGATCGCGATCTACGGCGCCGGCCCCGTCGGCCTGATGGCGGCCTACAGCGCGAAGATCCAGGGCGCCTCGGAGATCTACGTCGTCGACCGGGTTCCGAGCCGCCTCGAGATGGCCGAGGACCACTGCGACGCCCACACGATCAACTTCGAGGAGGGCGACCCCGTCGAGCAGATCGTCGACGAACACGGCGGCGAGGTCGACAAGGGCGTCGACGCCGTCGGCTACCAGGCGATCGACCCCGAGACGGACCCGACCGACGACGCCTACGATCCGGCCCGGGAGAATCCGGCGGTCGTGCTCAATCAGCTCATCCAGACCGTCCGGCCGACCGGCGCGCTCGGCATCCCGGGACTGTACGTCCCGACGGACCCCGGCGCGCCCGACGAGATGGCGGCTCAGGGCCGACTCGGCATCGACTTCGGCACGGCCTTCGAAAAGGGACTGAAGCTGGGTACCGGTCAGACGAACGTCAAGCAGTATAACCGGGAGCTGCGAGACATGATCATCGAGGGCCGGGCGGATCCGAGCTTCGTCGTCTCCCACCGGGTCGACCTCGAGAAGGCCCCCGAGATGTACGAGCGCTTCGACGACCGCGAGGAGGGCGTCATCAAGGTCCTGCTCGAGCCCTGA
- the mobA gene encoding molybdenum cofactor guanylyltransferase yields MTTIDPLGGVVLAGGYSTRFGEDDKAVAELAGTPMIKRVVDRLATATDDVVINCREDQVDAVREALADCDASIRIATDPVPDRGPLAGIRVGLETVDREYAAVVACDMPFVDPALFELLYDRARGRDGALVQLEDEWYQTTQAVYRTDAMARACAEALEDGDGRILAALEDLDYAVVDEDDLEDIADETFESIDTQEALREAETRLEE; encoded by the coding sequence GTGACGACAATCGATCCACTCGGCGGCGTCGTTCTCGCGGGCGGCTACTCGACGCGCTTCGGCGAGGACGACAAGGCGGTCGCGGAGCTCGCCGGAACGCCGATGATCAAGCGGGTCGTCGACCGACTCGCAACCGCGACCGACGACGTCGTGATCAACTGTCGAGAGGACCAGGTCGACGCGGTTCGGGAGGCACTGGCCGACTGTGATGCGTCCATCCGTATCGCGACCGATCCGGTCCCCGATCGGGGGCCGCTGGCCGGTATCCGGGTCGGCCTCGAGACCGTCGACCGCGAGTACGCCGCCGTCGTCGCCTGCGACATGCCGTTCGTCGACCCCGCTCTGTTCGAACTCCTTTACGACCGCGCACGCGGCCGCGACGGTGCGCTCGTCCAGCTGGAGGACGAGTGGTACCAGACGACGCAGGCCGTCTACCGGACGGACGCGATGGCCCGCGCCTGCGCCGAGGCGCTCGAGGACGGGGACGGGCGGATCCTCGCGGCGCTCGAGGATCTCGACTACGCCGTCGTCGACGAGGACGATCTCGAGGATATCGCCGACGAGACGTTCGAGAGCATCGACACGCAGGAGGCGCTTCGCGAGGCCGAGACGCGACTCGAGGAGTAG